One region of Peromyscus eremicus chromosome 4, PerEre_H2_v1, whole genome shotgun sequence genomic DNA includes:
- the Setx gene encoding probable helicase senataxin isoform X5 yields MSTCCWCTPGGPSTVDVLKCYASSTGSSEFQTADEDLCYCLECVAEYHRARDEVPFLHEVLWELETLRLINHFEKSMKAEVEDDDELYIVDNNGEEQLFDCSGQDFENKLRVPLFEILKYPYLLLHERVNELCVEALCRMEQANCSFQVFDKYPGIYLFLVHPNEMVRRWAILTARNLGKVDRDDYYDLEEVLTCLFKVIELGLLESPDIYTSSVLEKGKLILLPAHMYDTTNYKNYWLGICMLLTILEEQAMDSLLLGSDKQNDFMQSILHTMEKQSDDDSMDPFWPALHCFMVILDRLGSKVWGQLIDPIEAFQTIINNVSYNREIQNIRNSSIRTKLEPEPHFDDMVTCSQIVYNYNPEKTKKDSGWRSAICPDYCPNMYEEMETLANVLQSDIGQDMRVHNSTFLWFIPFVQSLMDLKDLGVAYIVEVIHHLYSEVKDVLNQTDAVCDKVTEFFILILVSVIELHRNKKCLHLLWVSSQQWVEAVVKCAKLPTTAFARSSEKSPGSTPKGAAIISSLALHSVPSNSVQLACVQLIRGLLKEGYQLGQQTLCKQFWDKLNLFLRGNLSLGWQLTAQETHELQMCLKQIIRNIKFKLPQYSTFGDPTSTCKTPPSFKEESEQIDRKPKKGIYCLENYSPTSSKEAGKADRDQVLIKANSREEEGIKQHYVDLNEGEPLPAELWLKQEREAPFSGSHQEQVTISTEKSVKETSSHSPQNNTLRNGPEWGCDRGVILLTRSLTDSLEKVSTSNEGVSLKDDTVGKNSKPKSKAQKDEICAKLSHVIKKQHRKSTLINNTIKLEGNTAVPDLENSCSGRERGVLKEDAITNDVSLDPVLDDEHGEQNFQNSSLLKKKQFKSEEFYNSDENKCQIQKQHATDDLLPCTEVTDTSVKKTSCESPVKVVVESRDKEMRKSTVLTSNLVQGQVPHGSSKPLVTGSQIDLCNITSIAQTTVIQFPSGSSKSPSQLQRKDDGRCLTANRNSADTCHGQIIVISDSDEEEDERSHGIEKHIKQGEACMEKDCPEQHGSVVNTSVEKQLIKEEETKCPVEFEDSESQVFEFESSFEVFSVWQDHNVDSKNSLHKEGKSCVTHVADSTNNLGSGADSVSEEVVRNEAEDVEEHAEPHSISAEEFCKTEAKKHKRKRCDRVTAEDPQRPSSSVTFERLADDRDLAGSDLKSTEMGISAPSSSVERDPTVSLMKSTKPRTHSKPVRKVPASKVIKKTHLDTKRGQNKSSCYISCRTSPAIVPPKKLRQCPEPTSTVEKLGLKKAPRKAFELSQRSLECIVQLRDHGKTVGVVNAPKKTKLIPPQTLSIKNNKKLLTSQDRQFQRLMRSRSHHKRDLDYTARTVSRTVQGSDVLVPDSDGPANHRGNEPPANSNEKQLAKCMPSKPEVAKAISDPQVTDIAYLVNQCESRVLSGGVPTDVMVSTPEEPVGEGSLTMQVGEVAAVKAAEPESSSDTDDDNLFLTQHDPQDMDLCSQIEDDKPIVVAYKDTVQREESVSQPHLESLSVTKCKYKDCVETTRNQGEYCPRHAEVKAADDNVFRKPGLPPRSSLRPTTTKIFSSSSASRTANLSKSLESTILQSVLKNKSSGAQPNLKVTPPTSLEFQKPVAEVKSLSSIFHFQTPSSSNKQSHKLILSENKPMSAASPVNILLPSQSIFDTFIKEVLKWKYQMFLNFDRCGAPTSLCQSISRPVPVRFQDCAEYFNVFLPLIILNAFETVAQEWFNSPNKENFYYLRLRKFPADYKKYWEFMIYLEESELAKQLHPKENDLVFLVPERLNREKKDMDRNGMQDRNGYYCGYVHKFRRTSVMRSGKAECSLCIQTQDNLPASLNELTKCIVISSLVTTQRKLKAMSLLNSRNQLARAVLNPNPMDFCTKDLLTTTSERIIAYLKDFNEDQKKAIETAYAMVKHSPSVAKICLIHGPPGTGKSKTIVGLLYRLLTENQRKGRSDENFNAKIKQNRVLVCAPSNAAVDELMKKIILEFKEKCKDKKNPLGNCGDINLVRLGPEKSINTEVLKFSLDSQVNHRMKKDLPSHIQEMHRRKEFLDGQLDELSRQRALCRGGREMQRQELDGHIAKVSKERQELASKIKEVQGRPQRTQNTIILESHVICCTLSTSGGLLLESAFRGQGGVPFSCVIVDEAGQSCEVETLSPLIHRCNKLILVGDPKQLPPTVISMKAQEYGYDQSMMARFCKLLEENVEQNMIGRLPVLQLTIQYRMHPDICLFPSNYVYNKNLKTNRLTEAVRCSSEWPFQPYLVFDVGDGSERRDNDSYINVQEIKLVMEIIKLIKDKRKDISFRNIGIITHYKAQKTMIQKDLEKEFDKKGPAEVDTVDAFQGRQKDCIIVTCVRASAVQGSIGKTNIGMS; encoded by the exons GTTCGGCGATGGGCTATTCTGACTGCAAGAAACCTGGGGAAAGTGGACAGAGATGACTATTACGACTTAGAGGAAGTTTTAACTTGCCTTTTTAAAGTCATTGAGTTGGGACTTTTGGAAAGTCCAGACATTTACACATCTTCTGTGCTTGAAAAAGGCAAACTGATCcttctgcctgcacacatgtatgaTACTACGAACTACAAAAACTACTGGCTAG GTATTTGCATGTTGCTGACTATTCTTGAGGAGCAAGCCATGGATTCACTGTTGCTGGGCTCAGACAAACAGAATGATTTTATGCAGTCAATCCTTCACACCATGGAGAAGCAGTCGGATG atgaCAGCATGGATCCTTTCTGGCCAGCATTACACTGTTTCATGGTGATTCTGGATCGCCTTGGATCTAAAGTGTGGGGTCAACTTATTGACCCTATTGAAGCATTTCAAACCATCATTAACAACGTGAGCTACAATAGAGAGATCCAAAATATAAGGAACAGCTCCATAAG GACCAAGTTAGAACCGGAGCCACATTTTGATGATATGGTGACATGCAGCCAGATTGTCTATAACTATAACCCTGAAAAGACCAAAAAg gaTTCAGGGTGGAGATCAGCCATTTGTCCAGATTATTGTCCTAACATGtatgaagaaatggaaacattaGCCAATGTACTTCAGTCAGATATTGGTCAAGATATGCGTGTTCATAACAGTACTTTTCTGTGGTTCATACCTTTTGTTCAGTCACTCATGGATCTTAAGGACTTGGGTGTGGCTTATATTGTAGAAGTTATTCATCATCTATACTCTGAAGTCAAAGATGTCCTCAACCAGACAGATGCTGTGTGTGACAAAGTCACTGAattttttattctgattttaGTGTCTGTGATTGAACTGCATAGAAATAAGAAATGTTTGCATCTGCTATGGGTGAGTTCCCAGCAGTGGGTAGAAGCTGTTGTGAAGTGTGCCAAGCTTCCTACCACTGCATTTGCACGGAGTTCTGAGAAGTCACCTGGAAGTACCCCCAAGGGAGCAGCAATAATATCATCATTGGCATTGCATTCAGTGCCCTCTAACTCTGTCCAGCTTGCTTGTGTCCAGTTGATTAGGGGTCTTCTCAAAGAAGGTTATCAGCTTGGTCAGCAAACACTTTGTAAGCAGTTCTGGGATAAACTTAACTTATTCCTTCGAGGAAATTTATCTCTGGGTTGGCAGTTGACTGCTCAAGAAACCCATGAGTTACAAATGTGTTTGAAACAAATAATTAGAAACATAAAATTCAAGTTGCCCCAATATAGCACTTTCGGGGATCCGACTTCTACATGTAAAACTCCTCcatcttttaaagaagaaagtgaacaAATAGACAGGAAGCCTAAAAAAGGCATTTATTGCCTGGAAAATTATAGCCCAACATCTTCTAAAGAAGCAGGGAAAGCTGACCGTGATCAAGTATTGATTAAAGCaaatagtagagaagaggagggCATCAAGCAGCATTACGTTGATTTGAATGAAGGAGAGCCTCTTCCAGCTGAATTGTGGTTGAAGCAGGAGAGGGAGGCCCCTTTTTCTGGAAGTCATCAAGAGCAAGTTACAATAAGCACAGAGAAGTCTGTAAAAGAAACCTCTTCACATTCACCACAGAATAATACTTTAAGAAATGGCCCAGAATGGGGATGTGACAGAGGAGTCATATTATTAACACGTTCATTGACTGATTCTCTGGAAAAGGTATCTACATCAAATGAAGGTGTCTCATTAAAGGATGATACTGTTGGTAAAAACTCAAAACCAAAGTCTAAAGCACAGAAAGATGAAATTTGTGCAAAGTTATCACATGTCATAAAGAAGCAACACAGGAAAAGTACTTTGATCAATAACACTATCAAGCTAGAGGGAAATACAGCTGTGCCTGACCTTGAGAACTCCtgttcaggaagagagagaggagttctAAAGGAAGATGCTATCACCAATGATGTGTCTTTAGACCCTGTTCTGGATGATGAACATGGTGAGCAAAATTTTCAAAACAGTTCattgttaaaaaagaaacagtttaaaAGTGAGGAGTTCTATAATTCTGATGAAAACAAATGTCAAATCCAGAAACAGCATGCTACTGATGATTTGTTACCATGTACAGAAGTTACTGATACATCGGTGAAGAAAACTTCATGTGAGAGTCCTGTAAAGGTGGTAGTTGAATCAAGAGATAAGGAAATGAGAAAGAGTACAGTGCTGACTTCTAACTTGGTACAAGGACAGGTGCCTCATGGCAGTAGCAAGCCTTTGGTCACAGGTTCTCAAATAGACCTCTGTAACATCACTTCAATAGCTCAAACCACTGTTATTCAGTTCCCATCAGGGTCAAGTAAAAGTCCATCCCAGCTACAAAGAAAAGATGATGGAAGATGTTTGACAGCTAACCGAAACAGTGCTGACACTTGCCATGGGCAGATTATTGTTATTTCGGATTctgatgaagaagaagatgaaagAAGTCATGGTATTGAGAAACACATCAAACAGGGCGAAGCATGCATGGAGAAAGACTGTCCAGAGCAGCATGGTTCAGTAGTTAATACCAGTGTGGAAAAGCAGCttataaaggaagaagaaacaaagtgccCAGTAGAATTTGAGGACTCTGAATCTCAGGTTTTTGAGTTTGAAAGTTCATTTGAAGTGTTTTCAGTTTGGCAGGATCATAATGTAGACAGCAAGAACTCGCTTCACAAGGAAGGAAAAAGCTGTGTAACTCATGTAGCTGATAGTACAAACAATTTGGGTTCTGGTGCAGACTCTGTGTCTGAAGAGGTTGTTAGAAATGAAGCAGAGGATGTTGAAGAACATGCAGAACCACACAGTATTTCTGCTGAGGAATTTTGTAAAACTGAAGCAAAAAAACATAAGAGAAAACGATGTGACAGAGTTACAGCTGAAGATCCTCAGAGGCCTTCATCTTCTGTAACATTTGAGCGATTGGCTGATGACAGAGATCTTGCTGGAAGCGATTTAAAAAGTACAGAAATGGGGATATCGGCTCCCAGTTCAAGTGTTGAGAGAGATCCTACAGTTTCACTGATGAAGTCTACAAAGCCTCGTACTCACTCGAAACCTGTTAGGAAAGTTCCGGCTTCTAAGGTTATTAAGAAAACTCATTTAGACACCAAAAGAGGACAGAATAAGAGTTCATGTTACATCAGTTGTAGAACATCTCCTGCTATTGTGCCGCCAAAGAAACTTCGCCAGTGTCCAGAGCCAACTTCAACGGTTGAAAAACTTGGCCTGAAAAAAGCTCCCCGGAAGGCATTTGAGTTGTCCCAGAGGTCTTTGGAGTGTATAGTCCAATTACGTGACCATGGTAAGACTGTTGGAGTAGTCAACGCCCCCAAAAAGACTAAATTAATTCCTCCTCAGACTCTTTCCATCAAAAACAATAAGAAGCTTCTGACAAGTCAGGATCGTCAATTTCAAAGGCTCATGAGATCTAGATCACATCACAAACGAGACCTTGATTACACTGCAAGAACAGTGTCCCGTACAGTACAGGGTTCTGACGTACTTGTACCAGACTCTGATGGGCCAGCTAATCATAGAGGGAATGAGCCCCCTGCCAACAGTAATGAAAAGCAATTAGCAAAATGCATGCCTTCCAAACCAGAAGTGGCAAAAGCCATTTCTGATCCTCAGGTGACTGATATAGCTTATCTTGTGAACCAGTGTGAGTCTAGAGTGTTAAGTGGAGGAGTGCCAACAGATGTGATGGTCTCTACTCCAGAGGAGCCTGTGGGTGAAGGTTCTCTCACAATGCAAGTTGGAGAGGTGGCAGCTGTTAAAGCTGCTGAGCCAGAATCAAGTAGTGATACAGATGATGACAATTTATTCCTAACCCAACATGATCCTCAAGATATGGATCTGTGCTCCCAGATAGAAGATGATAAACCGATTGTAGTGGCTTATAAAGATACAGTTCAGAGAGAGGAGTCTGTAAGTCAGCCTCATTTGGAGTCTTTAAGTGTTACAAAGTGTAAGTACAAAGACTGTGTTGAAACCACAAGAAACCAGGGTGAATACTGCCCAAGACACGCTGAAGTTAAAGCAGCAGATGACAATGTGTTTCGTAAACCTGGCTTACCTCCTAGGTCGTCCTTGAGACCTACTACTACCAAGATATTTAGCTCAAGCAGTGCTTCACGAACTGCCAATCTTTCCAAGTCTTTGGAAAGTACCATACTTCAGTCAGTACTAAAAAATAAGTCGAGTGGAGCACAGCCCAATTTGAAGGTGACACCACCCACTTCCCTGGAGTTTCAGAAGCCAGTGGCTGAGGTGAAAAGTTTAAgcagtatttttcattttcagactcCTAGCAGTTCCAACAAACAGAGTCACAAGCTCATACTTAGTGAGAACAAGCCTATGTCAGCTGCTTCTCCGGTGAACATTCTCTTGCCATCGCAGTCCATTTTTGACACCTTCATTAAAGAGGTCTTAAAATGGAAATACCAAATGTTTTTGAACTTCGATAGATGTGGTGCCCCAACAAGTCTCTGTCAATCTATCTCAAGGCCTGTGCCCGTCCGATTTCAAGATTGTGCAGagtattttaatgtttttctccCTTTGATTATATTGAATGCTTTTGAAACG GTGGCACAGGAATGGTTCAACTCTCCAAATAAAGAGAATTTCTATTACTTGCGTTTACGAAAATTTCCAGCCGACTATAAAAAATACTGGGAGTTTATGA TTTACCTGGAGGAATCTGAACTAGCTAAACAGCTTCATCCAAAGGAAAATGATCTGGTGTTTTTGGTTCCTGAGAGACTAAATAGAGAGAAGAAAGATATGGACAGGAATGGCATGCAAGATCGAAATGGCTATTACTGTGGTTATGTTCATAAGTTTCGTCGTACTTCAGTCA TGCGCAGTGGAAAAGCTGAGTGTTCCTTGTGCATCCAGACACAAGATAACTTGCCAGCCAGCCTAAATGAACTTACGAAATGTATTGTAATCAGTTCTCTGGTAACTACACAGAGGAAATTGAAAGCTATGTCTCTATTGAACAGTCGGAACCAGTTGGCCAGAGCTGTTCTAAATCCAAACCCCATGGACTTCTGTACAAAAGACCTATTAACTACAACATCTGAAAGAATT ATTGCCTACTTAAAAGACTTCAATGAAGACCAGAAGAAAGCCATAGAAACTGCATATGCCATGGTGAAACACTCACCATCCGTTGCCAAAATCTGTTTGATTCATGGACCACCTGGAACAGGAAAATCAAAAACCATTGTTGGTCTCTTGTACCGCTTATTGACAGAG AACCAGAGGAAGGGCCGTTCAGATGAAAACTTCAATGCCAAAATCAAGCAAAACCGAGTCCTTGTGTGTGCACCTTCCAATGCAGCTGTTGATGAacttatgaaaaaaattattcttgaattcaaagaaaaatgtaaagacaaGAAGAATCCTTTGG GAAATTGTGGAGATATAAATTTAGTACGACTGGGCCCAGAAAAGTCTATTAATACAGAGGTCCTAAAATTCAGTTTGGACAGCCAAGTCAACCACAGAATGA aAAAAGACTTGCCTTCTCATATTCAAGAAATGCATAGAAGAAAAGAGTTTCTAGATGGTCAACTCGATGAGCTTTCTCGCCAGCGAGCTCTGTGTCGAGGTGGGCGGGAGATGCAG AGGCAAGAATTAGATGGACACATTGCCAAAGTTTCAAAAGAAAGGCAAGAGCTTGCTTCAAAAATTAAAGAG GTTCAGGGACGCCCACAGAGAACACAGAACACCATCATCTTGGAGTCTCACGTCATCTGCTGCACGTTGAGCACAAGTGGTGGTTTACTGCTCGAGTCTGCTTTCCGAGGGCAAGGGGGTGTCCCCTTTAGTTGTGTCATTGTTGATGAG GCTGGGCAGTCTTGTGAAGTCGAGACACTTTCTCCGCTTATCCACCGCTGCAACAAACTTATCCTAGTAGGAGACCCCAAACAGCTCCCTCCCACGGTCATTTCTATG AAAGCACAGGAGTATGGCTACGACCAGTCGATGATGGCACGATTCTGCAAGCTACTTGAAGAGAATGTGGAGCAGAACATGATTGGCAGGCTGCCGGTTTTACAGCTTACCATTCAGTACAGGATGCATCCAGACATATGTCTCTTCCCTTCTAATTATGTTTATAACAAAAACTTGAAAACAAATAG ACTGACTGAAGCCGTCCGATGTTCATCTGAGTGGCCATTTCAGCCCTACCTTGTGTTTGATGTTGGAGATGGTTCAGAACGACGGGATAATGA CTCCTATATAAATGTTCAAGAAATAAAGTTGGTGATGGAAATAATTAAACttattaaagacaaaagaaaagatatTTCCTTCCGAAATATTGGCATAATAACCCATTACAAGGCTCAGAAGACAATGATCCAGAAGGATTTGGAGAAAGAATTTGATAAGAAAGG GCCTGCAGAAGTGGATACAGTGGATGCCTTCCAGGGCCGGCAGAAAGACTGTATAATTGTTACCTGTGTCAGGGCGAGTGCTGTGCAAGGGTCAATTGG GAAAACCAACATTGGAATGAGCTGA